The following proteins are encoded in a genomic region of Takifugu flavidus isolate HTHZ2018 chromosome 3, ASM371156v2, whole genome shotgun sequence:
- the LOC130522406 gene encoding uncharacterized protein LOC130522406 isoform X1 gives MNDHSPNQSSSHHHHHHHQLSPCHLTLHNLQGPELAYPSSQLVLDPLEEHGGREEDSATSFLISSPSPGGRRMRTGSDRGLLNTSSTSLNGDANLGGHLDGEIGTSSHFADTYGYRTSKREDIWEDEESFDSATEYLYSTGNGCIKVNDVFHIMNQNSNEGIRQKFRADKTEASISRQTAPFIRSASDGQEYCRTNSNVSDNYVGRDEDYGSSCGSGEDHLQPIEIERTWFSPSPSRGLEETHVRDRTQCSPVSIGSGTQKLDSFSEAFLSQRKGRFPMIPSEDSGRQIWEFGRGGSPRLGGSRQSCTFDPDSYLPPTSSSSPFHYSHASFPSPPTSSSLVSAVLSPPPTPRPPPSFSPPKVDSRATFLGSGQSMSHGGEPLGTLQFFPSYPQTLPSVHTPGMIWELPLMTHSFSQSSTVKVECDGDFSNSKDNLRSTNNDITGSSSLIPAASQSSKSPDSFLASVLPPSILCASTIACVPPSYHLPSIPTRHNEAAERADPYVVAQRVQTISDERSPAQLQASQIYTGTPFPSILQSGRGQRKGHYTPRPLLNPARRGKGLYFNLSPQHHREAADGGDDGDVLPYVNIGHEFQAELPPYALRGDGPTRWLPDEESPREKLLWKPWLDLEDSANLQDQVEKLLSMCGSSCLPGGGSNTELALHCLHYCQGNTLATLEMLLFSLPSPAGDYHYSGSDFWTDAEKSLFNAALGSYGKEFSLVQKTVRTKTAQQCVEFFYLDKKLHEKQEKQKQENQVGGLEQQTGSTPNCRPMNRPLVLKETVSMPSLATCFPCKLCGKMFFKIKSRNAHMKIHRQPQEDWTDRRLQHQIVAQRPGGNLLPAQVPFRSIPSSCLPGRTCNADIVLNLLSSSNTIAPSNSSVLDPSAMVTSSNNAAPNSHLSTDAAQAEHATVAPFYQSWGSFGPDSAAFCCNTEGKCDMGAGLLGAKEPIKWQ, from the exons ATGAATGACCACTCACCCAACCAGTCCTcttctcaccaccaccaccatcaccaccagctcTCACCATGTCACCTCACATTGCACAACCTTCAGGGACCTGAACTGGCATACCCTTCCTCTCAGCTGGTCCTGGACCCGTTGGAGGAACATGGAGGTAGAGAGGAAGATTCTGCAACATCCTTCCTAATTTCAAGCCCATctcctgggggacggaggatgAGAACTGGGAGTGACAGAGGTCTGCTAAACACAAGCAGCACTAGTCTGAATGGAGATGCTAACTTGGGAGGCCATCTGGATGGAGAAATCGGCACAAGCAGCCATTTTGCTGACACCTATGGCTATCGCACAAGCAAAAGGGAGGACATttgggaggacgaggagagttTTGACAGTGCGACAGAATATCTTTACAGCACAGGAAATGGCTGCATCAAAGTGAACGATGTTTTTCACATCATGAATCAGAATAGTAATGAGGGAATCAGGCAAAAATTTAGAGCAGATAAAACCGAGGCTAGCATTAGTCGGCAAACTGCCCCCTTCATCAGAAGTGCCTCAGACGGCCAAGAGTACTGTCGGACTAATTCAAATGTAAGTGATAATTATGTAGGGAGAGATGAGGATTACGGGTCTAGTTGTGGTTCAGGCGAGGATCATCTGCAGCCAATAGAGATCGAACGAACCTGGTTCAGTCCATCTCCCTCCAGAGGACTAGAGGAGACACACGTAAGAGACCGAACGCAGTGTTCACCTGTTAGTATTGGCAGTGGGACTCAGAAACTGGATTCCTTCTCTGAGGCATTCCTCTCCCAGCGAAAAGGAAGATTTCCCATGATCCCTAGCGAGGACTCAGGCAGGCAGATTTGGGAATTTGGGAGAGGAGGAAGCCCAAGGTTGGGTGGCTCGAGGCAAAGCTGTACCTTTGACCCAGACTCCTACCTGCCTCcaacctcctcttcatcacctttcCACTACTCCCATGcatccttcccctctcctccaacATCCTCTTCCCTAGTGTCTGCTGTTCTTAGTCCTCCCCCTACACCTCGacctcctccatctttctctcccccAAAAGTGGACTCTCGTGCCACTTTTCTGGGCTCTGGACAGTCCATGTCCCATGGAGGAGAGCCTCTTGGTACTCTGCAGTTTTTTCCTTCCTACCCTCAAACTCTTCCATCTGTCCACACTCCTGGGATGATTTGGGAGCTTCCACTAATGACACACAGCTTTTCACAGTCGTCAACTGTGAAAGTTGAGTGTGATGGCGACTTTAGCAACTCTAAGGACAACTTGAGGTCTACTAACAACGACATAACTG GTTCCTCCTCCCTTATCCCCGCAGCCTCACAAAGCAGCAAGTCTCCAGATTCATTCCTCGCTTCGGTCCTCCCTCCCAGTATACTCTGTGCTTCCACAATTGCATGTGTCCCTCCCTCCTATCACCTTCCCTCCATTCCAACTCGACACAATGAGGCGGCAGAAAGGGCAGATCCTTATGTTGTGGCTCAGAGAGTGCAGACGATATCAGATGAAAGGAGCCCAGCACAG CTTCAGGCCTCCCAGATCTACACCGGAACCCCATTTCCCAGTATCCTTCAGTCTGGCAGAGGCCAAAGGAAGGGTCATTATACTCCTCGGCCCCTCCTCAATCCTGCACGCCGGGGGAAAGGTCTTTACTTCAACCTGTCCCCTCAACAtcacagagaagcagcagatggtggagatgatggtgatgtgttACC ATATGTCAACATAGGCCATGAGTTCCAGGCTGAGCTTCCCCCATATGCCCTTAGAGGGGACGGGCCAACGAGATGGTTGCCAGATGAGGAATCACCTCGTGAAAAGTTGCTCTGGAAACCATGGCTGGACCTGGAGGATAGCGCCAACTTACAGGACCAAG TGGAGAAGCTCTTGTCCATGTGTGGGTCCAGTTGTTTACCAGGAGGGGGCAGCAACACAGAGCTGGCGCTGCACTGCCTGCACTACTGTCAGGGGAACACATTG GCCACACTGGAGATGCTCCTCTTCTCATTACCCTCACCAGCAGGAGACTACCATTACTCTG gTAGCGATTTTTGGACCGACGCTGAAAAGAGTCTTTTCAATGCAGCTCTGGGATCATACGGAAAAGAGTTTTCACTCGTACAGAAAACG GTGAGGACAAAGACTGCTCAACAGTGTGTTGAATTCTTTTATCTGGATAAAAAGCTGCATGAAAAACAGGAGAAGCAAAAGCAGGAGAACCAGGTTGGTGGGTTGGAGCAGCAGACAGGG TCGACGCCCAACTGCAGGCCAATGAACAGACCCCTCGTGCTGAAAGAGACAGTTTCTATGCCTTCATTGGCTACTTGCTTCCCCTGCAAGTTGTGTGGCAA GATGTTTTTCAAGATAAAGTCCCGCAATGCTCACATGAAGATCCATCGCCAGCCTCAGGAGGACTGGACTGACAGGCGGCTGCAGCACCAGATCGTCGCCCAGCGTCCAGGGGGTAACCTGCTCCCAGCTCAGGTGCCTTTTCGGAGCATTCCATCCTCCTGTCTTCCTGGGAGGACATGCAATGCAGACATTGTCCTGAACTTGCTATCCAGCAGCAACACCATTGCTCCAAGCAACAGCAGTGTCCTAGATCCCAGCGCCATGGTAACAAGTAGCAACAATGCAGCCCCAAACTCACACTTATCAACTGACGCAGCTCAGGCAGAGCACGCCACCGTCGCGCCTTTCTACCAATCGTGGGGCTCTTTTGGCCCTGATTCAGCGGCCTTTTGCTGTAACACAGAAGGAAAATGCGACATGGGGGCTGGGCTACTGGGGGCAAAAGAGCCAATAAAGTGGCAGTAA
- the slc3a2a gene encoding solute carrier family 3 member 2a — translation MIKDTEVDMKDVELSEMDPEKQPMTGDGQAAAAAEKNGSVKLKVPEDEVAFTGLSKDELMKVAGTPGWVRTRFVLLILFWLGWIGMLAGAIVIIVQAPRCKPIPEMNWWNEGPLYEISDTEAFSDGLKGIESKLDNINQLKVKGLVLGPLHTVQADQPNTLDLEKFDPRQGTKDELLGVLEKAHRKGINVMLDLTPNYLGSSSWFSPVEKDVQKVKAAAEYWLGLGVDGIKVSDLAIASGYAEWAKLQDVVQKNSSQDGKRRALMGAVKNVSPTNASQLLNTSGVDLLQSDLVSTNIGGSELINTMDTLNSEQRSLGWGFGEQLSKQAKTPGLIRLYHLLLFTLPGTPIFKYGDEIGLPPGQGSEPPKMIWDLEKEPAEGEADNGTVKTETLKPGELRNWFISLSDLRGKERSLLHGDYYSLSSSDTSLAFLRLWDQSERYITAVNWGTAPETLAFKLATPEVKLPETAKVKLSTDDDLKEESDVSLEKLTLGAGKAVLLQFPYKG, via the exons ATGATCAAGGACACGGAAGTCGACATGAAGGATGTGGAGCTCAGCGAAATGGACCCCGAGAAGCAGCCCATGACGGGGGATGGACaggcggctgcagctgcagagaagaaTGGCAGCGTCAAGCTGAAGGTCCCCGAGGACGAAGTTGCATTCACTGGACTATCCAAGGACGAGCTGATGAAGGTTGCTGGCACCCCAGG ATGGGTGAGAACCCGTTTTGTGCTTCTTATTCTGTTTTGGCTGGGCTGGATCGGCATGTTGGCCGGGGCCATTGTGATCATCGTCCAGGCCCCTCGATGCAAGCCCATCCCCGAGATGAACTGGTGGAACGAGGGGCCCCTGTACGAGATCTCTGATACCGAAGCTTTCTCTGACGGACTGAAAG gCATTGAATCAAAGTTGGACAACATCAACCAGTTGAAGGTGAAAGGTCTGGTTCTTGGGCCCCTTCACACCGTCCAGGCTGACCAACCCAACACTCTGGACCTTGAGAAATTTGACCCAAGGCAGGGGACAAAGGACGAACTGCTGGGTGTGCTGGAGAAGGCCCACAGAAAGG GCATTAATGTGATGCTGGATCTGACTCCTAACTACCTGGGCTCATCTTCCTGGTTCTCGCCGGTTGAAAAGGACGTTCAGAAAGTCAAG GCTGCCGCAGAGTACTGGCTCGGTTTGGGCGTCGATGGCATCAAGGTCTCCGACCTCGCCATCGCTTCGGGTTATGCAGAGTGGGCCAAGCTTCAGGATGTCGTCCAGAAGAATTCCTCTCAGGACGGCAAAAGGAG GGCTCTGATGGGTGCGGTTAAAAATGTTTCGCCCACAAATGCATCTCAGCTTCTCAACACCAGCGGTGTGGATCTCCTCCAGTCTGATCTGGTCAGCACCAACATTGgag GTTCCGAGCTCATCAATACCATGGACACACTTAACTCTGAGCAAAGAAGTCTTGGGTGGGGTTTCGGGGAGCAGCTGTCTAAACAAGCAAAAACTCCAGGCCTGATCCGTCTTTACCATCTCCTGCTGTTTACCTTGCCTGGAACTCCCATTTTTAAATACGGAGATGAAATTGGCCTTCCGCCGGGACAG GGTTCCGAGCCTCCAAAAATGATTTGGGATCTGGAGAAGGAACCTGCCGAGGGAGAGGCTGACAACGGAACAGTCAAGACTGAGACTCTGAAGCCCGGCGAGTTGAGGAATTGGTTCATCTCCCTCAGCGACCTGCGAGGCAAAGAGCGCTCTCTCCTCCACGGCGACTACTactccctttcctcctcagaCACATCGCTCGCGTTCCTGCGTCTGTGGGACCAGAGCGAGAGATACATAACCGCCGTCAACTGGGGAACGGCGCCGGAGACGTTGGCCTTTAAACTGGCAACTCCAG AAGTGAAATTGCCCGAGACGGCCAAAGTGAAGCTGTCGACCGACGACGACTTAAAAGAAGAGTCCGACGTCAGCCTGGAGAAGCTAACTCTGGGAGCGGGGAAAGCGGTCCTTCTGCAGTTCCCCTACAAAGGCTGA
- the LOC130522406 gene encoding uncharacterized protein LOC130522406 isoform X2 has protein sequence MNDHSPNQSSSHHHHHHHQLSPCHLTLHNLQGPELAYPSSQLVLDPLEEHGGREEDSATSFLISSPSPGGRRMRTGSDRGLLNTSSTSLNGDANLGGHLDGEIGTSSHFADTYGYRTSKREDIWEDEESFDSATEYLYSTGNGCIKVNDVFHIMNQNSNEGIRQKFRADKTEASISRQTAPFIRSASDGQEYCRTNSNVSDNYVGRDEDYGSSCGSGEDHLQPIEIERTWFSPSPSRGLEETHVRDRTQCSPVSIGSGTQKLDSFSEAFLSQRKGRFPMIPSEDSGRQIWEFGRGGSPRLGGSRQSCTFDPDSYLPPTSSSSPFHYSHASFPSPPTSSSLVSAVLSPPPTPRPPPSFSPPKVDSRATFLGSGQSMSHGGEPLGTLQFFPSYPQTLPSVHTPGMIWELPLMTHSFSQSSTVKVECDGDFSNSKDNLRSTNNDITASQSSKSPDSFLASVLPPSILCASTIACVPPSYHLPSIPTRHNEAAERADPYVVAQRVQTISDERSPAQLQASQIYTGTPFPSILQSGRGQRKGHYTPRPLLNPARRGKGLYFNLSPQHHREAADGGDDGDVLPYVNIGHEFQAELPPYALRGDGPTRWLPDEESPREKLLWKPWLDLEDSANLQDQVEKLLSMCGSSCLPGGGSNTELALHCLHYCQGNTLATLEMLLFSLPSPAGDYHYSGSDFWTDAEKSLFNAALGSYGKEFSLVQKTVRTKTAQQCVEFFYLDKKLHEKQEKQKQENQVGGLEQQTGSTPNCRPMNRPLVLKETVSMPSLATCFPCKLCGKMFFKIKSRNAHMKIHRQPQEDWTDRRLQHQIVAQRPGGNLLPAQVPFRSIPSSCLPGRTCNADIVLNLLSSSNTIAPSNSSVLDPSAMVTSSNNAAPNSHLSTDAAQAEHATVAPFYQSWGSFGPDSAAFCCNTEGKCDMGAGLLGAKEPIKWQ, from the exons ATGAATGACCACTCACCCAACCAGTCCTcttctcaccaccaccaccatcaccaccagctcTCACCATGTCACCTCACATTGCACAACCTTCAGGGACCTGAACTGGCATACCCTTCCTCTCAGCTGGTCCTGGACCCGTTGGAGGAACATGGAGGTAGAGAGGAAGATTCTGCAACATCCTTCCTAATTTCAAGCCCATctcctgggggacggaggatgAGAACTGGGAGTGACAGAGGTCTGCTAAACACAAGCAGCACTAGTCTGAATGGAGATGCTAACTTGGGAGGCCATCTGGATGGAGAAATCGGCACAAGCAGCCATTTTGCTGACACCTATGGCTATCGCACAAGCAAAAGGGAGGACATttgggaggacgaggagagttTTGACAGTGCGACAGAATATCTTTACAGCACAGGAAATGGCTGCATCAAAGTGAACGATGTTTTTCACATCATGAATCAGAATAGTAATGAGGGAATCAGGCAAAAATTTAGAGCAGATAAAACCGAGGCTAGCATTAGTCGGCAAACTGCCCCCTTCATCAGAAGTGCCTCAGACGGCCAAGAGTACTGTCGGACTAATTCAAATGTAAGTGATAATTATGTAGGGAGAGATGAGGATTACGGGTCTAGTTGTGGTTCAGGCGAGGATCATCTGCAGCCAATAGAGATCGAACGAACCTGGTTCAGTCCATCTCCCTCCAGAGGACTAGAGGAGACACACGTAAGAGACCGAACGCAGTGTTCACCTGTTAGTATTGGCAGTGGGACTCAGAAACTGGATTCCTTCTCTGAGGCATTCCTCTCCCAGCGAAAAGGAAGATTTCCCATGATCCCTAGCGAGGACTCAGGCAGGCAGATTTGGGAATTTGGGAGAGGAGGAAGCCCAAGGTTGGGTGGCTCGAGGCAAAGCTGTACCTTTGACCCAGACTCCTACCTGCCTCcaacctcctcttcatcacctttcCACTACTCCCATGcatccttcccctctcctccaacATCCTCTTCCCTAGTGTCTGCTGTTCTTAGTCCTCCCCCTACACCTCGacctcctccatctttctctcccccAAAAGTGGACTCTCGTGCCACTTTTCTGGGCTCTGGACAGTCCATGTCCCATGGAGGAGAGCCTCTTGGTACTCTGCAGTTTTTTCCTTCCTACCCTCAAACTCTTCCATCTGTCCACACTCCTGGGATGATTTGGGAGCTTCCACTAATGACACACAGCTTTTCACAGTCGTCAACTGTGAAAGTTGAGTGTGATGGCGACTTTAGCAACTCTAAGGACAACTTGAGGTCTACTAACAACGACATAACTG CCTCACAAAGCAGCAAGTCTCCAGATTCATTCCTCGCTTCGGTCCTCCCTCCCAGTATACTCTGTGCTTCCACAATTGCATGTGTCCCTCCCTCCTATCACCTTCCCTCCATTCCAACTCGACACAATGAGGCGGCAGAAAGGGCAGATCCTTATGTTGTGGCTCAGAGAGTGCAGACGATATCAGATGAAAGGAGCCCAGCACAG CTTCAGGCCTCCCAGATCTACACCGGAACCCCATTTCCCAGTATCCTTCAGTCTGGCAGAGGCCAAAGGAAGGGTCATTATACTCCTCGGCCCCTCCTCAATCCTGCACGCCGGGGGAAAGGTCTTTACTTCAACCTGTCCCCTCAACAtcacagagaagcagcagatggtggagatgatggtgatgtgttACC ATATGTCAACATAGGCCATGAGTTCCAGGCTGAGCTTCCCCCATATGCCCTTAGAGGGGACGGGCCAACGAGATGGTTGCCAGATGAGGAATCACCTCGTGAAAAGTTGCTCTGGAAACCATGGCTGGACCTGGAGGATAGCGCCAACTTACAGGACCAAG TGGAGAAGCTCTTGTCCATGTGTGGGTCCAGTTGTTTACCAGGAGGGGGCAGCAACACAGAGCTGGCGCTGCACTGCCTGCACTACTGTCAGGGGAACACATTG GCCACACTGGAGATGCTCCTCTTCTCATTACCCTCACCAGCAGGAGACTACCATTACTCTG gTAGCGATTTTTGGACCGACGCTGAAAAGAGTCTTTTCAATGCAGCTCTGGGATCATACGGAAAAGAGTTTTCACTCGTACAGAAAACG GTGAGGACAAAGACTGCTCAACAGTGTGTTGAATTCTTTTATCTGGATAAAAAGCTGCATGAAAAACAGGAGAAGCAAAAGCAGGAGAACCAGGTTGGTGGGTTGGAGCAGCAGACAGGG TCGACGCCCAACTGCAGGCCAATGAACAGACCCCTCGTGCTGAAAGAGACAGTTTCTATGCCTTCATTGGCTACTTGCTTCCCCTGCAAGTTGTGTGGCAA GATGTTTTTCAAGATAAAGTCCCGCAATGCTCACATGAAGATCCATCGCCAGCCTCAGGAGGACTGGACTGACAGGCGGCTGCAGCACCAGATCGTCGCCCAGCGTCCAGGGGGTAACCTGCTCCCAGCTCAGGTGCCTTTTCGGAGCATTCCATCCTCCTGTCTTCCTGGGAGGACATGCAATGCAGACATTGTCCTGAACTTGCTATCCAGCAGCAACACCATTGCTCCAAGCAACAGCAGTGTCCTAGATCCCAGCGCCATGGTAACAAGTAGCAACAATGCAGCCCCAAACTCACACTTATCAACTGACGCAGCTCAGGCAGAGCACGCCACCGTCGCGCCTTTCTACCAATCGTGGGGCTCTTTTGGCCCTGATTCAGCGGCCTTTTGCTGTAACACAGAAGGAAAATGCGACATGGGGGCTGGGCTACTGGGGGCAAAAGAGCCAATAAAGTGGCAGTAA